From the genome of Eucalyptus grandis isolate ANBG69807.140 chromosome 2, ASM1654582v1, whole genome shotgun sequence, one region includes:
- the LOC104432625 gene encoding LOW QUALITY PROTEIN: pentatricopeptide repeat-containing protein At2g30100, chloroplastic (The sequence of the model RefSeq protein was modified relative to this genomic sequence to represent the inferred CDS: inserted 2 bases in 1 codon): MASAYGFASPTKLRFLPLPSFSHQPAANQLFPTCKRNCAVACYLRMPSRIRGRKNHPFFTAGPRRFPRFSLSKSLELEEFVTSDDEDEMGDGFFEAIEELERMTREPSDVLEEMNDRLSARELQLVLVYFSQEGRDSWCALEVFEWLKKENRVDKETMELMVALMCGWMKKLIEGAHDVGDVVNLLVDMDCVGLKPSFSMIEKVISLYWEVAKKDEAILFVKEVLRRGIAYSDNDGEGHKGGPTGYLAWKMMVDGKYRDAVKLVIHLRESGLRPEVYSYLIAMTAVVKELNEFAKALRRLKGLAKDGLIANLDVENVVLIDKYQSDLLADGVCLSKWVIEEGGSSLHGVVHERLLAMYICAGHGLEAERQLWEMKLVGKEADSDLHDIVLAICASQKEVNAIGRLLTRXQTASSMRKKRTFSWLLRGYIKGGHFDDAADALIKMLDLGVYPDYLDRAAVLQGLRSRIQQSGDVGAYLKLCKCLSDANLIGPCLVYVYVKKHKLWIVRML; encoded by the exons ATGGCCTCTGCATATGGCTTTGCTTCTCCCACGAAATTGAGGTTTTTGCCTTTGCCTTCCTTTTCGCATCAACCGGCTGCGAATCAGCTTTTTCCGACATGTAAGCGGAATTGCGCCGTGGCTTGTTATCTGAGAATGCCGTCGAGAATTCGCGGCCGTAAAAATCACCCCTTTTTCACCGCTGGACCGAGGAGGTTCCCCAGATTCTCGCTGAGCAAGTCTCTGGAATTGGAGGAATTCGTGACGAGCGACGATGAAGATGAAATGGGCGATGGGTTCTTCGAGGCGATCGAGGAATTGGAGCGGATGACGAGGGAGCCGTCTGATGTTCTCGAGGAGATGAATGACCGTCTCTCGGCGCGGGAATTGCAGTTAGTGCTTGTGTACTTCTCTCAAGAGGGGAGGGACTCGTGGTGTGCGCTCGAGGTTTTTGAGTGGTTGAAGAAGGAGAATAGGGTTGATAAGGAGACCATGGAGCTCATGGTTGCGCTAATGTGCGGTTGGATGAAGAAGTTGATCGAAGGAGCGCATGATGTCGGTGATGTGGTCAACCTCCTGGTCGACATGGACTGTGTCGGCTTAAAGCCTAGCTTTAGCATGATTGAGAAGGTGATTTCATTGTATTGGGAGGTCGCAAAGAAGGACGAGGCAATTCTGTTCGTCAAGGAAGTGTTGAGGCGTGGCATTGCTTATTCAGATAATGATGGTGAGGGTCATAAAGGAGGCCCAACTGGGTATCTGGCTTGGAAGATGATG GTTGATGGCAAGTACAGGGATGCTGTCAAATTGGTGATACATCTCAGAGAATCAGGGCTAAGGCCAGAGGTTTACAGCTACCTCATTGCAATGACTGCTGTTGTTAAAGAGCTAAATGAATTTGCTAAAGCCTTGCGCAGGCTGAAAGGACTTGCTAAGGATGGTTTGATAGCTAATCTTGATGTTGAAAACGTTGTGCTAATTGATAAATATCAGTCAGATCTCCTGGCTGATGGCGTCTGCTTATCCAAATGGGTCATAGAAGAGGGAGGCTCCTCTCTTCATGGAGTGGTTCATGAGAGGCTTCTTGCCATGTATATATGTGCTGGTCATGGCCTTGAAGCAGAAAGACAACTTTGGGAAATGAAGCTTGTGGGTAAGGAAGCTGATAGTGACCTTCATGACATTGTTTTAGCTATCTGTGCTTCCCAGAAGGAGGTCAATGCTATAGGACGCTTGCTTACTAG ACAGACTGCTAGTTCAATGCGGAAGAAAAGAACCTTCTCATGGTTGTTGAGAGGTTATATTAAAGGTGGACACTTTGATGACGCTGCTGATGCTCTAATTAAAATGCTTGACTTGGGTGTGTATCCAGACTATTTGGATCGGGCAGCTGTGCTGCAGGGCTTGAGAAGTAGAATTCAACAATCAGGAGATGTGGGTGCTTATCTCAAGCTTTGCAAATGCCTTTCCGATGCCAATTTGATTGGACCTTGTCTGGTTTATGTCTATGTTAAGAAACATAAGCTTTGGATCGTGCGGATGCTTTAA
- the LOC104432624 gene encoding inactive receptor-like serine/threonine-protein kinase At2g40270 isoform X1 — MDGGSRMNRAKLRVAVLMAVFLVCVENLSFCWSLNGEGVALLRFREGVERDPYGALSNWKDDVGVVDPCSWLGVECSDGQVAVLNLKDLGLEGMLTPELGKLTHVKSIILRNNSFRGNIPGEIAKLKELEVLDLGYNNFSGSFPSELGNNLSLTTLLLDNNEFMGFISPEIDELKTISESQMHERQESSLAMGADSNSMTIIRNGVHPQTATYRRQILATEASKPSKNSGDKPNKKSFEASPSPAPIPSSHGLKSPSPSPSPNSHPRAHSRGPFFSPKSSVAPSPSPLEPIPPSPSESPRSISLTPSPSPIVTPVHAPTLPKHPIVAPPNNWITAPSPISTFGLNPSTHSNRKHQMVIITTAVIAGSVVILISAAAMFFFRRNKVVTVKPWATGLSGQLQKAFVTGSNFGFHNLRHRKSEGELPPSFTVWHIYRTNFIFQSFHSGVPKLQRSELEAACEDFSNIIGTLSDGTAYKGTLSSGVEIAVTSSAAASPDNWSKDLEAQFRKKIDTLSKVNHKNFVNLIGFCEEEKPFTRMLVFEYAPNGTLSEHLHIKESEHLDWGMRLRIIMGISYCLEYMHELTPPIAHGNLQSSSVFLTEDYAAKLSDFSFCNDSVATKIGSAAVEFLETPTVDPESNVYNLGVIIFEIITGRIPYSMDNGFLVDWTTKYLRGEMPIKDMVDPTLKSFKEDVLQKLVAVMRECLNPNPHERPRMREVMTKLKEITTMEPDVVSPKLSPLWWAELEIMSTASSEEVKSEPRG; from the exons ATGGATGGCGGGTCGAGAATGAATAGAGCCAAGCTCCGAGTCGCGGTGTTGATGGCGGTTTTCTTAGTCTGCGTCGAAAATCTGAGCTTCTGTTGGTCTCTCAACGGCGAAG GTGTAGCGTTATTAAGATTTCGCGAGGGAGTGGAGAGAGATCCTTATGGGGCTTTATCGAATTGGAAAGACGATGTCGGAGTTGTGGATCCCTGTTCGTGGTTGGGTGTGGAGTGCTCGGACGGACAAGTAGCGGTCCT GAACTTGAAAGATCTTGGTCTTGAGGGAATGCTAACTCCTGAACTGGGGAAGCTGACTCATGTAAAATCCAT TATTCTACGCAATAATTCTTTCCGGGGAAACATCCCTGGGGAGATTGCAAAACTGAAGGAGCTGGAAGTGTTGGACTTGGGATATAACAATTTTAGCGGCTCTTTTCCATCTGAGCTTGGCAATAATCTGTCCCTCACAACCCT ATTACTTGACAACAATGAGTTCATGGGTTTTATCTCTCCTGAAATTGATGAGCTGAAGACAATCTCTGAATCGCAGATGCATGAAAGGCAAGAAAGTAGTCTTGCCATGGGAGCGGACTCTAATAGCATGACTATTATCCG gaatggtGTTCATCCTCAAACTGCAACTTACAGGAGGCAGATACTGGCAACAGAGGCCTCGAAACCATCCAAAAACAGTGGGGACAAACCTAATAAGAAGAGTTTTGAAGCATCGCCATCTCCTGCTCCGATACCTTCTTCACATGGTCTCAAGTCACCTTCACCATCACCTTCACCAAATTCACATCCACGAGCACACTCAAGGGGTCCATTTTTCTCACCAAAATCATCAGTTGCTCCATCACCCTCCCCGTTGGAGCCTATTCCCCCTTCCCCATCAGAATCTCCTCGGAGCATCTCTCTGACTCCTTCACCCTCACCAATTGTTACACCCGTTCATGCACCGACATTACCAAAGCATCCCATTGTTGCACCCCCAAACAACTGGATCACAGCGCCTTCTCCTATTTCAACTTTTGGTCTAAATCCTAGTACTCACTCCAACAGGAAGCATCAAATGGTTATCATCACTACGGCAGTAATTGCAGGGTCAGTAGTAATCTTAATATCAGCTGCTGCCATGTTCTTCTTCCGACGCAATAAGGTGGTCACAGTGAAACCTTGGGCCACAGGGTTGAGTGGGCAACTGCAGAAAGCTTTTGTAACAG GGTCAAATTTTGGATTCCATAATCTACGTCATAGGAAAAGTGAAGGGGAACTCCCACCCTCCTTTACTGTGTGGCACATATACAGAACAAACTTCATCTTCCAGTCCTTCCACTCAG GGGTGCCCAAACTACAGCGGTCCGAACTTGAAGCAGCTTGTGAGGATTTCAGTAATATAATTGGCACTCTATCAGATGGCACGGCTTACAAAGGGACATTGTCTAGTGGAGTCGAAATCGCTGTGACCTCAAGTGCGGCTGCATCTCCTGATAACTGGTCAAAAGACTTGGAAGCCCAGTTCAGAAAGAAG ATAGACACATTATCAAAGGTGAACCACAAGAACTTTGTGAACCTTATTGGCTtttgtgaggaagagaaaccttTCACGAGAATGTTGGTTTTTGAGTATGCGCCAAACGGAACCCTCTCTGAGCATCTGCACA TCAAAGAATCGGAGCACTTGGACTGGGGAATGAGATTACGGATAATAATGGGCATATCTTACTGCCTCGAGTACATGCATGAGTTGACACCGCCAATAGCACATGGGAATCTGCAGTCTTCATCCGTGTTCCTGACCGAGGACTATGCAGCTAAATTATCAGATTTCAGTTTCTGCAATGACTCAGTAGCCACAAAAATTGGATCAGCTGCTGTCGAATTCTTGGAAACACCGACAGTCGATCCAGAGAGTAATGTGTACAACTTAGGTGTCATTATATTCGAAATAATAACCGGCAGGATCCCGTACTCGATGGATAACGGTTTTCTAGTCGACTGGACAACTAAGTATCTTAGAGGGGAGATGCCCATAAAGGATATGGTGGATCCAACTTTGAAATCTTTTAAAGAAGATGTGCTCCAGAAATTGGTTGCAGTGATGAGAGAATGTCTCAATCCTAATCCTCACGAGCGACCAAGAATGAGAGAGGTCATGACCAAGTTGAAAGAGATCACAACAATGGAACCTGATGTAGTTTCCCCAAAATTATCTCCCCTTTGGTGGGCAGAACTTGAAATTATGTCAACAGCATCAAGCGAAGAGGTGAAGTCCGAACCTCGGGGGTAG
- the LOC104432624 gene encoding inactive receptor-like serine/threonine-protein kinase At2g40270 isoform X2, whose amino-acid sequence MDGGSRMNRAKLRVAVLMAVFLVCVENLSFCWSLNGEGVALLRFREGVERDPYGALSNWKDDVGVVDPCSWLGVECSDGQVAVLNLKDLGLEGMLTPELGKLTHVKSIILRNNSFRGNIPGEIAKLKELEVLDLGYNNFSGSFPSELGNNLSLTTLLLDNNEFMGFISPEIDELKTISESQMHERQESSLAMGADSNSMTIIRNGVHPQTATYRRQILATEASKPSKNSGDKPNKKSFEASPSPAPIPSSHGLKSPSPSPSPNSHPRAHSRGPFFSPKSSVAPSPSPLEPIPPSPSESPRSISLTPSPSPIVTPVHAPTLPKHPIVAPPNNWITAPSPISTFGLNPSTHSNRKHQMVIITTAVIAGSVVILISAAAMFFFRRNKVVTVKPWATGLSGQLQKAFVTGVPKLQRSELEAACEDFSNIIGTLSDGTAYKGTLSSGVEIAVTSSAAASPDNWSKDLEAQFRKKIDTLSKVNHKNFVNLIGFCEEEKPFTRMLVFEYAPNGTLSEHLHIKESEHLDWGMRLRIIMGISYCLEYMHELTPPIAHGNLQSSSVFLTEDYAAKLSDFSFCNDSVATKIGSAAVEFLETPTVDPESNVYNLGVIIFEIITGRIPYSMDNGFLVDWTTKYLRGEMPIKDMVDPTLKSFKEDVLQKLVAVMRECLNPNPHERPRMREVMTKLKEITTMEPDVVSPKLSPLWWAELEIMSTASSEEVKSEPRG is encoded by the exons ATGGATGGCGGGTCGAGAATGAATAGAGCCAAGCTCCGAGTCGCGGTGTTGATGGCGGTTTTCTTAGTCTGCGTCGAAAATCTGAGCTTCTGTTGGTCTCTCAACGGCGAAG GTGTAGCGTTATTAAGATTTCGCGAGGGAGTGGAGAGAGATCCTTATGGGGCTTTATCGAATTGGAAAGACGATGTCGGAGTTGTGGATCCCTGTTCGTGGTTGGGTGTGGAGTGCTCGGACGGACAAGTAGCGGTCCT GAACTTGAAAGATCTTGGTCTTGAGGGAATGCTAACTCCTGAACTGGGGAAGCTGACTCATGTAAAATCCAT TATTCTACGCAATAATTCTTTCCGGGGAAACATCCCTGGGGAGATTGCAAAACTGAAGGAGCTGGAAGTGTTGGACTTGGGATATAACAATTTTAGCGGCTCTTTTCCATCTGAGCTTGGCAATAATCTGTCCCTCACAACCCT ATTACTTGACAACAATGAGTTCATGGGTTTTATCTCTCCTGAAATTGATGAGCTGAAGACAATCTCTGAATCGCAGATGCATGAAAGGCAAGAAAGTAGTCTTGCCATGGGAGCGGACTCTAATAGCATGACTATTATCCG gaatggtGTTCATCCTCAAACTGCAACTTACAGGAGGCAGATACTGGCAACAGAGGCCTCGAAACCATCCAAAAACAGTGGGGACAAACCTAATAAGAAGAGTTTTGAAGCATCGCCATCTCCTGCTCCGATACCTTCTTCACATGGTCTCAAGTCACCTTCACCATCACCTTCACCAAATTCACATCCACGAGCACACTCAAGGGGTCCATTTTTCTCACCAAAATCATCAGTTGCTCCATCACCCTCCCCGTTGGAGCCTATTCCCCCTTCCCCATCAGAATCTCCTCGGAGCATCTCTCTGACTCCTTCACCCTCACCAATTGTTACACCCGTTCATGCACCGACATTACCAAAGCATCCCATTGTTGCACCCCCAAACAACTGGATCACAGCGCCTTCTCCTATTTCAACTTTTGGTCTAAATCCTAGTACTCACTCCAACAGGAAGCATCAAATGGTTATCATCACTACGGCAGTAATTGCAGGGTCAGTAGTAATCTTAATATCAGCTGCTGCCATGTTCTTCTTCCGACGCAATAAGGTGGTCACAGTGAAACCTTGGGCCACAGGGTTGAGTGGGCAACTGCAGAAAGCTTTTGTAACAG GGGTGCCCAAACTACAGCGGTCCGAACTTGAAGCAGCTTGTGAGGATTTCAGTAATATAATTGGCACTCTATCAGATGGCACGGCTTACAAAGGGACATTGTCTAGTGGAGTCGAAATCGCTGTGACCTCAAGTGCGGCTGCATCTCCTGATAACTGGTCAAAAGACTTGGAAGCCCAGTTCAGAAAGAAG ATAGACACATTATCAAAGGTGAACCACAAGAACTTTGTGAACCTTATTGGCTtttgtgaggaagagaaaccttTCACGAGAATGTTGGTTTTTGAGTATGCGCCAAACGGAACCCTCTCTGAGCATCTGCACA TCAAAGAATCGGAGCACTTGGACTGGGGAATGAGATTACGGATAATAATGGGCATATCTTACTGCCTCGAGTACATGCATGAGTTGACACCGCCAATAGCACATGGGAATCTGCAGTCTTCATCCGTGTTCCTGACCGAGGACTATGCAGCTAAATTATCAGATTTCAGTTTCTGCAATGACTCAGTAGCCACAAAAATTGGATCAGCTGCTGTCGAATTCTTGGAAACACCGACAGTCGATCCAGAGAGTAATGTGTACAACTTAGGTGTCATTATATTCGAAATAATAACCGGCAGGATCCCGTACTCGATGGATAACGGTTTTCTAGTCGACTGGACAACTAAGTATCTTAGAGGGGAGATGCCCATAAAGGATATGGTGGATCCAACTTTGAAATCTTTTAAAGAAGATGTGCTCCAGAAATTGGTTGCAGTGATGAGAGAATGTCTCAATCCTAATCCTCACGAGCGACCAAGAATGAGAGAGGTCATGACCAAGTTGAAAGAGATCACAACAATGGAACCTGATGTAGTTTCCCCAAAATTATCTCCCCTTTGGTGGGCAGAACTTGAAATTATGTCAACAGCATCAAGCGAAGAGGTGAAGTCCGAACCTCGGGGGTAG